The window gcttgtagcttacgcaggagcgaaattaaacagaacgcctagtgccttGAGCCAAAAAacattcgtgctacacacatgatatggaatggaactcaggggtcacgtcttattagaattgcaaaagggctaaaggactcctcctcctcctcctcctcctgctcttcctcctgcTCCTCCTCACCGCGCCCTCCTCCACCTAGGGCTAAGTGGTTAAAGGGCTAATATGCTAAAGTGTTAATGGGCTAAAGACCTCCTCTTCTTACCGCCCCCTCCTGCTCCTCTTCCTTGGGCTAAgttgctaaagggctaatgggctaaggaGCTGTAAggctcctcctcctctacctccccGCGCCCTCCTCCTCACAGAAGGAGTGAGCTGAAGTTcgtacatttttgacagcagcaacaccctcatcgattgttatatgcaagaacgcttctactttgttagatgtaacaaattaatctctattggtaaatggtttatctcttctaacttcaaactcgtgacgatgtgtaacTACTATTGTTCAACACTTTGCTTCTTCTGATTTTAACTATGCAACTCTATGTAAACACgctatcgattgttatctgcaagagcgcttctactttgttaggtatagcatattaatctctattggtaaatggcttatatcttgtaacttcaaactcgcgacgatgtgtaacttctattgttcatgatcaatgactgtttacaatgtatcttacagtaatgtaatctattcgtgttgtgtatatctgtggttattcttcaataaacaactgcattgaatGATCTACCAGACTTATGGTTATAGTCCTTCTACTATGAGTAGTTACAACCTAAACTGCTTAACATTTGTGTAATTCCTACTACAAGTACGCGGAAAACTGATAACTGTCTCGTCCTAAAAACGAAAAGGTTACCGTGCTAATGATCatgagttaaaactttgtgttcagaaccgaagaaattcatgctacacataacagggaatggaactcaggggttacgtcttatgagaattacctaataaagaataaaatccccgaactATTAGTGGTGCAGTGAgatgcgtttttctaacagaaataaGTACCTGCTTGATAGTgttttagtgtctggaacactgCACTTTTGATTTTAACATTTTATGCTTAATTTCCCACtactacatgcataaggtggcaataGTGAGGTTTAgctctgtcaagatggcagcagtgaggttagcgatgttctgctgtttaaaattccGTGCCCACGGGGTTAAAGATGACAGCCAAAAAGgccgtggattttaaattccgcaccacgacgtgcataaggtggcagcaatgaggtttagtgccgtgaagatggcagcagtgaggctcACAAAATTTAATACGCAGGATTAATGAATAAGATTAGATTCGATCCTGCAAATGATGACTAGATTACAATATGACTAACCCTATTAGAAAGAGCACTACGTTCAGAAAGATATATAAAACCAtgaaggccactgtacaataaaaATACCAGGGTGACCTAGAAAGAGGAAAAAGGAGCAATAGGGGAGAAAAAAGAAATCAAAGGGCTGGTGAGGTAAGGAAGATTTTCAGCCTGCATAAAAGTTTCCAGAAAGTAGTTTAGCCACGCACCCAATTAGGCGTACACACTGTTCCGAAACAAGGAAAAATCACTAATATGATTATCTCTTCAAGCGTATGTAGACGAAGTAAGTCTAGTGGCAATAATGGCTTGAAAATTACAAATCAAGTTCAGAATGAACATGCTCGTAAATAATTTTAGTTGCCACACAAAATGTAATACTCCGGATCCAGCCTGAATTGCATCATGGAAGAGAATAATAGTTCATTATTTAGGAGTTGAAAGCACAATAGAATCAATTTTTGCTCACCCAGCCAGCCGTCGAAAGTTCAGAAAGTTCGCCACAGGATGTCTGTCTGACTGCTGTTCGTGGCCAGGGCAGGCATTTATAGTGGAAGAAGGCAGAGTCCAGAATATACGAGAAACAGACGTGGCGTATACATGCAGCGGTAGAGGGGAGGGGACGGAGGGCGAGCAGTAaattgaattggcgtatggcttttattgccgggagtgtccgaggacaagctcgccagatgctggtcttttaatttgactcccgtaggcgacctgcgcgtcgtgatggcgatgaaatgatgatgaagacgacacatacacccagcccccgtgccagcgaagttaaccgattaaggttaaaattcctgaccccgccgggaatcgaaatcgaTATAATGGGCGATATAAAGCAAAAATGCAAActtatgtcctcatcccgaggtggtgcagctcctttcaggaaaacccccattgcaggtgagctgcatgtaccatataccagccctcctgacattctaaaatttctggggGTACAGGGAACCGAACCTAGGTCTAAAggttggcagctaataacactaaccgttacgctacacaTGCGCTGTAATGAAACAGCCCAACTAAATGTAgacgaaggagaaaaagaagaatgccattgtgtgacaaactaaacgaatggcattttGAAACAAATATGTTGTggtcttacactcgcgtgtttcacgttatggtcatcatttacttaGCCGTTGTAATAATTCTTAAAGATTGGAGTATATATTCCGACTGTTCGGCTACAGGTCGCAGTTACGGATAGTGTCGTCACCGTGGAGattcgagtacttcgcacgggttactcgtagaggctcggactcgccagactcgattctcgcgagtccaagcgtcactcgcgcacacCACTAGTAGTAGAGTGCATAGCGGGCTGGGTAAGCAGTCGAAGTACACGCTGTAGGCCGGAGAAGTTGACAGATGGTAAAGTAGAAATCTTGAAGTAATAGATACGTAGGGGAGcacgttacaaacaaatatacctGAAATCAACCCCAAATATCTTACTCCAGCCCACACACAGATAGAGGATGGTACATTCTATgatcgaaaaaagaagaagagtgttcACATCTGGTTGGAATACAGTCATCCGCCGAGCAAGAAAATCACCTTACGAAGTAGAAGAAATCTCACAAGATGATTTTtttgattttagaaaagtaaaGCAAGTTCTTATAAACAATGCAACAGAAGATGTTAGTGGTCAAAAAGTAAGATGGATGAACAATGTGTGGTTGAAGTACTTGAAAGAGGATCCCAACCATGTTTACTTCAAGTACAACATGTATGAAGAATTCAACAAAATGCATATTGTAGGAAACAAGAGATAAGCACTTAGGAGGAAACAGAACTGTAACATAGTCTTAGAGAGGGTCTATTCACAACCTCTTCCAATTTCGGTTGGAAAGTTAAAAGATTTACAAGATCTTTGCAAGCAAGGTATTATTAAATCCCAGTATCATAAATTGTATATGTCCCTGAAGTCAGTCACCACAAGCCAAGAGAGTGACAATGATCTAGATGATGTTGGCGATTAATGAGTGTCCTTTTCCTTTATTGCTTCTTGCAGTTATTGCTTACGGATTTCATCAATGTTATGTCAGTGCCGTTTTTTATTAGCAATATGAAAAACATTCAAAACTGGTCTACCTTTATAGGCATATTGATTTAGTGTAGTTTTGTTATGCTTTAAATCAGCAATGATCTACATATTTATCAAAGTTTAATGTAGTAACCATTAGTCTTATTATCAGTCTGAATTTAGCATAGTCTAGATATAATATTGTATGGATGTTCTGTTGTAACTTTGGAGTGTTCTGTATCACAAACATATTGAGTATATTAGGCATTTTTTCATGCAAAACGCAAGTTTTTAGTCAAGGTTGTGTTAATAATGTAATAATCACGTTACTATATCGTAACAaaaattatgatttattattattattattattattattattattattattattattattattattattattattattattattattattattattattatgcatctaAAAGTagcgtggtgctggtcagtgattggagaggggaaagagatggcggcatggccctgccagagtaaaatgtcacgaactgcCACTGGTTTAACTTCCGACGAAGCAAGTAATGTGTCATCAGCCTACCTCAGGTTGTTAATCCCTGTGAATGCTGGACGtcgaatacacccaaggtatccctttcctgtcctaaGTCCCGGTGAAAAGGGGTACTATGATTCCCGTTAGTTGAGTATATCATTCCTCCCACCtccttgtaccaggctcctcgctttcatctttcctatccaaccttctttggtcaaattttgttctcttccgactccgataGTATCAGGTTTGTAAGCCTTTGATTTTTATGCCCTTCATGCTCCTTCACCTTTCTGTCTGTACCTTCATCGAACGTCATCCATTTTCCCACTAATTAGCGTTAATAtatgatggttgctcagttgtacttccacttaaaacaataatttccaccaccaccaccactaccaccacccccaccaccaccaccatcaccacctcaggTTGTTGATAACTTCTCCACCTAGTTTTATGGTTCGTAGtgcaggttactgtagtcacgtcctagttcgtgaactacggctaacggctgagtggtctagtaagtggtcctgagagtcgggaaaccaGTTGATATGGAATACGAAtgagcatctcggatatattctgagtcatggccctccttgtgctcaggcagctaggactatgtCTGTGAGTAATGAGATGATCTAGAAATTGGatctcacaagggaacatccacaatggtgaagtcgccgatcgcgatgaaacttagcaaacacattgaggtacatgtaaaaacaatgccagcatcaattttaggcgccaacattcattagcgcgttaactaaggggcctaaaagttgcgacatttcaagttccgcgcgatcagcgaagaatacctgctggccaatgctaagccggcacacacacttcccgtctggagacacaccctctggaccgccttttaccctccaagtggttctcgcCGGCACGTTCctctcccttctcctcgcgcttgccgactgcttggctgtggaacgagaccggtactatattttgcttctttacgtactataattattgaaatcctttaaatcacgttccgtttcacacataatgataataaataacctaaacgtatttactcatattttatgcaaatgttatattttcattcctgctaattccggtggattgtcaattcgtgggtacaaccccgagttaaacaccatcgggcgtggacaaacgtggtataaggtactgcgtccgacctaggcttaaattgttatttacgtctgaaacaccttgaagctgtcggtagtgtcatttagagtggacatacatatgaaatttattaaaataaatcacccaccttgaaacaacgttaaatatccttttatttaaagaaattacgtgcccgggtagaggatctcaatgaatgtaatgagatgttgtacctcgggatatcaaaatatggttacaggtccagaccttcttttcatgccCACTCcactacccccattttgtgtacactatcagttgtgtcataacgaaacgaaatcagaacaacagcaattataaactccgagttagaaactgctggtatttcccgtattacgtactctggtataaggaatctagatagaatgttttatttgtgcttgtattgaacgatgtatttatgttttgcagcgaaaggcacaacacatttcaattgcagccatggttgtcgaacataaatcaattaaatgcatagacaactttgatatgagtatgacatggaatgattgacgtaataagcaaagtctttaaaaggaaataaagatgtgcatttatatatgcagtagatataccgtaatcacaggcagagctgtagtcctacttactcgtacttttgcgctatagctgacagaggtctatgtattcaacaagtagccatattaaagtatcacactacagtcttctgggtacaatggcagttacatacgtaaaagtgtacatggctattgtacgaactggtacaacaatgtaaactgcctatacaatgtggaaattccaagggagagctatgaggaaggctgatagcgtacgcagtgtagcacaggttctgttcgacagctaagcagacggcagcgcggggagatgGAAACGAGTGGAGCTGAACCAGGCGCGGCGGAggggaggagcagaggtgtggcacaaagcagtgttccggctaagcattggtcaggaggaattcatcgctgttcgcgccgaacttgaaatgtcgcaacttttaggcccgttagttaacgcgctaatgaatgttggcgcctagaATTGATGCtagcattgtttttacatgtacctcaatgtgtttgctaagtttcatcgcgatcggcgacttcaccattgtggatgttcccttgtcagtgcTGTCTACAAGCAAGATTTTGTAATGCTTTCGTTTTATGGCCAGTGCTGTACGGGTTTATCCTGATTGCTGGGTCTTTAGTGTGGTGGATTCTTCGATTTTAGCTAGTGGCCAAATTTTGTGCTGTTGAGCGAACATTCTGGTAAACTCCTTCGGATGACTTCATCCACTTCACTGTTCATCTTGTACTCTCTTAGTAATATTCCGACTATACTATCCGGTAATTTCTCCGAACTCCTGcttccatttcttgatggatgcaggatacagtatttttacatctgtctcttggcacaggccagagcaaaatagtATGGCTTcaatgaagtcccagtctcattcatggctgtgacagtatggaagctgctgaggtgtgggcggtaacaaaaatgaaatggcgtatagccttTACTCCCGGAAGTGTcgcaggacatgttcggctcgcccggtgtaggtctttttgatatgactcccgtaagcgacctgcgcgtcgtcatgaggatgaaatgataatgaagacgacacatacacatagcccccgtgccagcaaaattaaccaatatggttaaaaatcccgaacctgccgggaatcaaactcgggacccctgttaccaaaggccagcacgctaacaatttagccatggagccggacgtgtgggtggtgctgagtaataacatttggAGTGCGGTTTGTACGTTTCGATGTAATAAACGGTGCTTTTCATAGTGTCGGTCATGCTGCAATGCcactttctggctcagtgcggaaagcaatagcaaactaccttactcctcatatTCCCTATTACGTCTCATTTTAGCGCCGCCTttagtttttgtggtttccttacaATCGCTTAACCTTTATTGGTGCTATTTTGGGGATCGAAtgagccttcgggctgatgacctaacaaacagttACTCCAAATTCTCTCAGAAATATATTGTAATATACCGGAATGACCTTTAGTTTGTTTGACTTTGTTATAATTATTGTTTTATCTTGTTCACAGGGTATTTTTAACCGCTGCACCATGGGACTTGTATTCGGGAGCTTCTTGGTCGATGTGCTCGCTCTTGTAGGAGTGCTCTTTGGATGGTTGGCGTGGTACTTCAATTCCAACTTCGGCTACTGGAAGAAACGAGGAGTTCCTTATGCAAAACCAGAGCCGTTCTTTGGTAACTTCCGTGAAATATTTACAGTGCGTAAAAACCTAGGAGAAGGATTTCAGAATATTTACAACCAGCTTGAGGGTCACAGATTCGGTGGAGCATTCCGCTTCCGGTATCCCATCGTTGTTATAAGAGACCCAGAACTCATAAAGCAAATATTGGTGAAGGATTTCCTTCACTTTCAAGGTCGAGGATTAAAAGTAGATCCTGAGAATGATCCCCTCAGCCAACATCTCTTCAGTCTTTCAGGACCCATCTGGCGCGCTTTAAGAACTAAACTGACACCCACGTTTACgtcaggaaagatgaaaatgatgtTCCAGTTAATGGAAGAGTGTTCTGTTCAACTGGATAAATATATATCAGAATGCAATGATAAAAGTGACATTCTGGAAATGAAAGAAGTGCTTGCTAAATTCACTACCGATATTATTGGTACCTGTGCTTTCGGACTTCATTGTAGCTCTATGGATGATGAAAATTCAGAATTTCGTCAGATGGGGAGGCGAGTATTCGAAACGAGTACTCTAGTAGCAATGAAACGCTTAGTTACTGGAATAGTACCCCAGTTATCCACCGTCTTGAAACTAAGCTTAATAGACAAGAAAGTGACCAATTTTTTCCTAAAAATTGTGAAAGAAACAGTGGAGTATCGCGAGAAAAATAACATCAAGCGAAACGACTTTTTGCAGCTACTGATCCAGCTGAAGAACCAGGGGAAGATAGAGGATCATCACCATGACAGCACTAACCACGAAAATGGAGATGTCAATGACCACGCAGATGATGACAAATTAGGTATGTACCTATGGTGATCGTAGGCCTATATGTGTCACAAAAAATCTTATACTAATTTAATCCAGCATTTGTATAAAAGGTCACTGTTGGCTGTAattgttccctctcgtcaaaacacttggggagatgaaagttattatcttgggacacatgaatattaaataaactatttgtggcttgcccgcaaattgccacgcaaatagaaacaattaacattccatggttccccatttctctatgtaatgtttgggcgccatgtttacagttttaaataaaactgtaaaccaaaatttatatttactagcatacagacttatacttaaatcacaggggtaggattttaaataattaaccattaagtatcgcttaagaaagaaaattaacgcaatataaaatacaaatgaatttattatacaaaaaaaaaatgagatgaatccgaaaagtttccttaaagcgtggaggaatttataatttactgaatttactattgcttgctttatctaattgaagctcaccaattacagcttccgttgaagtcatctggtttccgtggttgctcgttctcttcttctcgatgtagactgctccgtggacatccttccttccttttctgatatggtacgggctatctggactaacactccctatttgcctagtctttaaattagacattggccctaaacttgtaaaaactgatcagcgttgatcgtatgaggagaaaattcagagatatgaatttttccatattagtagaaatctcaatccaactgagctatactatttatacggtacagacttgtaccgaaattccatagacttgaactaaacatagttcttcgtccacaatatttactgaatatcacacaagccataagcttgtttcgtttctcgtagatccgataacataaccgaagcgacaacacattgtacaaaaataactgtgtcgcggagcgaccacacactgtttcaaaaatcaaatcacgttgtacaaagtagatgttcacagtagaagtagtagtgatggagtatccgtagttaggttgtaaggttgtaaggtcgtaaggtcctaAGGTCCCGTTCTcctgttgagaatcagtatatatccgggctcacccccactcttggtaacagttcaatctcaaaactcatatacaacgaagtatctgattcgacagatcgaagcatcaactccctttctcttcttcctcgacaagtccagaaggcgtggcgatgatatagctgaccagcttgcaagcctcgcgcacgggtcgctgtttactagccttggtcataagataaacccataacgcacgcaaaatcccaagcttcaagaacaaccctccgtatacacaaatatgagatgaaatgaaaacaactatgtcacaacatattgaccgtatttacaacataatgaattcttatcctatataatataataatttaaataataaaacgatgttatcatatacacaatatgattccaaaatgccttgattacaaatgattgacgttgactaaatatgttattacaaataattgccgatggcggataaacttgatatcaaatgatatcgcgtaaaatgatattatattaaattagtagggctggaggagcctggacggttacatacgccctcctgttatttacagatataacatatatgaaaataacacactacaccaaaacggctgatatatacatcattacatctgacacacacttaataaaaacatacataatcaaagcttgtatctcactgtagagtgtctgtttcaacgataccagataacattagtaataaatcctgccaattttcttgcgaaagtttgtcagtgacactcataatatttacaacaaaacaacaggtaaataacactatctttgcacttcaccatcaaagtgttcggcagttccaggttatcataatatatacaccacacacacacacgtaatcacacgtggcttacctctcatagatggccgcaagcaatttcttgttttcattgcaaaaatattactacttagaaaattattgcattaatttccttctgcagtttcaaaaaaatcccaagttactcatggcttctacaatggtgtcaggtctaggttcacaacctatacatgaattcacgttttctaactcaagtacatttaatgttgtcaaaacaacacctgggagacattacacttaattcgcagaaatatatcttctcagagagcgaatattataagtccCCAACATGACACTATTACCATccttcaatctgtatgcacaaggaccaacccgacaatgaatctggaatggaccctgatacaacaaaaagaatttcttcgtcaccttctcttcaatggacgagagcatgggaacacgtaacagaacagaatctcctacctgaaattcgtctaacacctgacgtttctgctgtctgctacgcttctcagtcgctttaatcaaattctctctcgctaatctgacatatatctgagagtcccgctgaggttcctgtgtaacacctagtacttttgtcagctcattccttggattgctgccaaaatgaacctctaatggggtgaatttcgtactatcatgctgaaccatgttaatccatttctcaatcaacgctaaagaaccaacccacgcagtgtgcttgtcatgaactaaagatctaaacatcctacctaattccttcatcgtgcgttcacacatattcccttgcggattcctaattgaggaaaaaacatgtgtgatacctaactctgtcatcacagccttccacttcttcgatgtcaA is drawn from Anabrus simplex isolate iqAnaSimp1 chromosome 1, ASM4041472v1, whole genome shotgun sequence and contains these coding sequences:
- the LOC136879392 gene encoding probable cytochrome P450 6a14, with the protein product MGLVFGSFLVDVLALVGVLFGWLAWYFNSNFGYWKKRGVPYAKPEPFFGNFREIFTVRKNLGEGFQNIYNQLEGHRFGGAFRFRYPIVVIRDPELIKQILVKDFLHFQGRGLKVDPENDPLSQHLFSLSGPIWRALRTKLTPTFTSGKMKMMFQLMEECSVQLDKYISECNDKSDILEMKEVLAKFTTDIIGTCAFGLHCSSMDDENSEFRQMGRRVFETSTLVAMKRLVTGIVPQLSTVLKLSLIDKKVTNFFLKIVKETVEYREKNNIKRNDFLQLLIQLKNQGKIEDHHHDSTNHENGDVNDHADDDKLELTDTLMAAQVFVFFIAGFETSSTTMSFALYELALNPDIQARLREEVDNTLEEYDGKITYDALQKMEYLDRVIAESLRKYPPVPNLLRKCSKEYTIPGTDVKIEKDILTVTPVFAIHRDPKYYPDPDRFDPDRFTPENKAKRHHYTYLPFGEGPRNCIGMRFGLLQSKIGLFTLLSKYEFSVCEQTEIPLKFNPKSPVTSGVSGITLRVVKRT